In Subdoligranulum variabile, the genomic stretch AACCCAGCCTCAACCAGCGGATGATGGCGCTGCGCCGGCAGATCTACGAGATGTGCGAGGAAAAAGGGGAGTGGCTGGCCATGCCCCAGGCCCGCAGCCAGGCCATGCATTATATGAAGGGGCTGCGGGGGGCGGCTTCCCTGCGGCGTTACTGCTCCATGCTGGAACATTTTACCGACGTAGACAAACTGATCGATGCCGTCTACCGCCTGCAGGATTAAAAACGCCCCCGGGTCAGCTCGTCCAGGTTCTGGGCGTAGCAGGGCAGCATGTGCTGGATGAAATACTCTGCCTCGGGGCAGTTCATCTCGTGCAGGGCAGCCAGCTGCTGTTCCCGGGCGGCCTCAAATTCATGATTGCCGCCCTGGCTCTCCTCGATACATTTGATGAGAGCGGAAAGCCGGTCCGCTGCCTTGAGCACCTTGCGCTCGGCATCGTTGAGCACCGTTCCCGTCAGATAGGCTTCGGTCTCGGCCCGCAGTTCTTCGGGCTGCAGGCTGGCCATCACCCGGGCACTTTCCCGCTCCACGGCCTTGTAGGCGTTGCGCAGCGCATCGTTCTTGTACTTCACCGGGGTGGGCATGTCTCCGGTCAGGATCTCCGGCGCGTCGTGGTAGAGCGCCGCCGTGGCCACCATCTCGGGGCGCAGACCGGCGCCGGTGCCGGTGCACTTTCTGGCGATCAGGCAAAGCATATGGGCCAGCAGGGCCGTGTCGGCGGTGTGCTCGCTCAGACTCTCGGGACGGCCGTTGCGCATCAGGCTCCAGCGGGTGATGTACTTCATGCGCCCCAGCAGGGCACTCAGCGGGTAGGTTTTCATCTTTACGCGACCTTTCCTGTGTGTTAGAATCAGTATACCACGATTTTACCATAAACACAGTACATTGATTGGGATTGTTTCCCGGGTTCTGGCCATGCAGCTTACACTTCCAAAACAAAAATCCCGTTACCGACAGGTCTTTCTGCTCTGCTTCCTGGTGGCGGCAGCGCTCTTCCTGCCCCACTGCATCGCGGACGCGGTGGGAGGCGGCGGGTATTTCCACTATGCCGGCGACTTCAATGACCAGCAGATCAACTTCTACCAGTACGCCAACGCCTTTGTGAAGCAGGGCGGGACTTTCAGCTGGGCCACCGATCTGGGCAGCGGGTTCGTCAACGCCTATTCCTTCTATCTGCTGGGCAGTCCCTTCTTCTGGCTGAGCCTCTGGGTGCC encodes the following:
- the yfbR gene encoding 5'-deoxynucleotidase; this translates as MKTYPLSALLGRMKYITRWSLMRNGRPESLSEHTADTALLAHMLCLIARKCTGTGAGLRPEMVATAALYHDAPEILTGDMPTPVKYKNDALRNAYKAVERESARVMASLQPEELRAETEAYLTGTVLNDAERKVLKAADRLSALIKCIEESQGGNHEFEAAREQQLAALHEMNCPEAEYFIQHMLPCYAQNLDELTRGRF